The following coding sequences lie in one Pseudorca crassidens isolate mPseCra1 chromosome 2, mPseCra1.hap1, whole genome shotgun sequence genomic window:
- the GPR3 gene encoding G-protein coupled receptor 3 — protein MMWGAGSPLAWLSAGPGNMNTSSVGSTEGPTGPVMPLPSPRAWDVVLCISGTLVSCENALVVAIIVGTPAFHAPMFLLVGSLAVADLLAGLGLVMHFAAVFCIGSAEMSLVLVGMLAMAFTASIGSLLAITVDRYLSLYNALTYYSETTVTRTYVMLALVWGCALGLGLLPVLAWNCLDARATCGVVYPLSKNHLVVLAVAFFMVFGIMLQLYAQICRIVCRHAQQIALQRHLLPASHYVATRKGIATLAVVLGAFAACWLPFTVYCLLGDAHSPPLYTYLTLLPATYNSMINPIIYAFRNQDVQKVLWAVCCCCSSSKILFRSRSPSDV, from the coding sequence ATGATGTGGGGTGCAGGCAGCCCCCTGGCCTGGCTCTCTGCTGGCCCAGGAAACATGAACACGAGCAGCGTGGGCTCAACAGAGGGGCCCACAGGCCCAGTCATGCCACTGCCCTCACCTAGGGCCTGGGACGTAGTGCTGTGCATCTCAGGTACCCTAGTGTCCTGTGAGAACGCGCTGGTGGTGGCCATCATCGTGGGCACTCCTGCCTTCCACGCCCCCATGTTCCTGCTGGTGGGCAGCCTGGCTGTGGCAGACCTGCTGGCAGGCCTGGGTCTGGTCATGCACTTTGCTGCTGTCTTCTGCATTGGCTCGGCAGAGATGAGCCTGGTGCTGGTCGGCATGCTGGCCATGGCCTTTACTGCCAGCATTGGCAGCCTACTGGCCATCACCGTTGATCGCTACCTTTCTCTGTACAATGCCCTCACCTACTACTCAGAGACGACAGTGACGCGGACCTATGTGATGCTGGCCCTAGTGTGGGGATGCGCATTGGGCCTGGGGCTGCTCCCTGTGCTGGCCTGGAACTGCCTGGATGCCCGGGCCACGTGTGGCGTGGTATATCCACTCTCCAAGAACCATCTGGTGGTCCTGGCCGTTGCTTTCTTCATGGTGTTTGGCATCATGCTGCAGCTCTATGCCCAGATCTGTCGCATCGTCTGCCGCCATGCCCAGCAGATTGCCCTCCAGCGGCACCTGCTGCCTGCCTCCCACTACGTGGCCACCCGAAAGGGCATTGCCACCTTGGCCGTGGTGCTTGGCGCCTTTGCCGCCTGCTGGCTGCCCTTCACCGTCTACTGCCTGTTGGGCGatgcccactccccacccctctaCACCTATCTCACCCTGCTCCCTGCCACCTACAACTCCATGATCAACCCCATCATCTATGCCTTCCGCAACCAGGATGTGCAGAAGGTGCTGTGGGCTGTCTGCTGCTGCTGTTCCTCTTCCAAGATCCTCTTCCGATCCCGTTCCCCCAGTGATGTCTAG
- the WASF2 gene encoding LOW QUALITY PROTEIN: actin-binding protein WASF2 (The sequence of the model RefSeq protein was modified relative to this genomic sequence to represent the inferred CDS: deleted 1 base in 1 codon) encodes MPLVTRNIEPRHLCRQTLPSVRSELECMTNITLANVIRQLGSLSKYAEDIFGELFTQANTFASRVSSLAERVDRLQVKVTQLDPKEEEVSLQGINTRKAFRSSTVQDQKLFDRNSLPIPVLETYNTCDTPPPLNNLTPYRDDGKEALKFYTDPSYFFDLWKEKMLQDTKDIMKEKRKHRKEKKDNPNRGNVNPRKIKTRKEEWEKMKMGQEFVESKEKLGPSGYPPTLVYQNGSVGSVDNVDASNYPPPPQSDSTSPPSPSFSEDSLPPPPAEFSYPADSIQRGSGLAGPKRSSVVSPSHPPPAPPLGSPPGPKPGFAPPPAPPPPPPMMSTPPPPPLGGFGSPGTPPPPSPPSFPPHPDFAAPPPPPPPPAADYSPLPPPPLSQPAGGAPPPPPPPPPPGPPPPPFSGADGQPAAPPPLSDTTKPKSSLPPVSDARSDLLSAIRQGFQLRRVEEQREQEKRDVVGNDVATILSRRIAVEYSDSEDDSSEFDEDEWSD; translated from the exons GTAAATATGCCGAGGACATTTTTGGAGAGCTCTTCACTCAGGCAAATACTTTTGCCTCTCGAGTAAGCTCCCTTGCTGAGAGGGTCGACCGCCTACAAGTTAAAGTCACTCAGCTGGATCCCAAGGAAGAAGAAG TGTCACTACAAGGAATCAACACCCGAAAGGCCTTCAGAAGCTCTACCGTTCAAGACCAGAAGCTTTTTGACAGAAACTCTCTCCCCATACCTGTCTTGGAAACATACAACACCTGTGATACTCCTCCACCTCTCAACAATCTGACCCCTTACAG GGACGATGGGAAAGAGGCACTCAAATTCTACACAGACCCTTCGTACTTCTTTGATCTTTGGAAGGAGAAGATGCTGCAGGACACCAAGGATAtcatgaaagagaagagaaagcataGG aaagagaagaaggataaTCCAAATCGAGGAAATGTAAACCCACGTAAAATCAAGACACGTAAGGAAGAGTGGGAGAAAATGAAGATGGGTCAAGAATTTGTAGAATCCAAAGAAAAGCTGGGGCCTTCTGG GTATCCACCCACCTTGGTGTACCAGAATGGCAGCGTTGGGTCTGTTGATAACGTGGATGCAAGCAactacccaccaccaccacagtcagACTCCACTTCTCcgccttctccttccttctctgaggACAGCTTGCCTCCCCCACCAGCAGAATTCAG CTACCCAGCAGACAGTATCCAAAGAGGGTCTGGCTTAGCTGGGCCCAAAAGATCCAGTGTGGTCAGCCCAAGCCATCCACCACCAGCTCCTCCTCTGGGCTCTCCGCCAGGCCCCAAACCTGGGTTTGCTCCACCACCTGCCCCTCCGCCTCCACCTCCGATGATGAGCACTCCACCCCCACCACCGCTTGGAGGATTTGGGTCTCCAGGGACGCCACCACCACCTTCACCCCCATCTTTCCCACCTCACCCCGATTTTGCtgcccctccacctcctcccccacCGCCAGCAGCTGACTACTCACCTCTGCCACCACCTCCCTTGTCCCAACCAGCAGGAGGAGCACCtccgcctcccccg cccccccctcctccggggccccctcctccccctttcagTGGTGCAGATGGCCAGCCTGCTGCACCTCCACCACTTTCTGACACCACCAAGCCCAAGTCCTCCTTGCCTCCTGTGAGCGATGCCCGCAGCGACTTGCTTTCAGCCATCCGTCAAG gCTTTCAGCTGCGCAGGGTTGAGGAGCAGCGGGAACAAGAGAAGCGGGATGTTGTGGGCAACGACGTGGCCACCATCTTGTCACGTCGCATTGCTGTGGAGTACAGCGACTCAGAAGATGACTCCTCTGAGTTTGATGAGGACGAGTGGTCGGATTAA